A window of the Lactuca sativa cultivar Salinas chromosome 5, Lsat_Salinas_v11, whole genome shotgun sequence genome harbors these coding sequences:
- the LOC111891335 gene encoding uncharacterized protein LOC111891335, protein MAGETHTRTHMSTVGVFALKVRFVFRILQGLKETQLGLCQVLENLMFEDHQGESDETRKGGSVALGECKRQVSRGIGCTNGSFFPGVSTASFTLMCNSLMMNRLNSTFIFCNFSNSEWTNYC, encoded by the exons ATGGCAGgtgaaacacacacacgcacacatatGTCAACAGTTGGCGTCTTTGCGTTGAAGGTGCGATTTGTTTTCAG GATTTTACAGGGGCTAAAAGAGACGCAGTTAGGCTTATGTCAAGTTTTGGAAAACCTTATGTTTGAG GATCATCAAGGAGAATCTGATGAAACTCGTAAAGGAGGTTCTGTTGCATTGGGGGAGTGCAAGAG GCAAGTTTCACGGGGAATAGGTTGTACGAATGGATCCTTCTTTCCAGGTGTGTCTACTGCG AGTTTCACTTTGATGTGTAATTCTCTTATGATGAACAGATTGAATAGCACTTTCATCTTCTGTAATTTTAGCAACTCTGAATGGACAAATTATTGTTAG
- the LOC128134256 gene encoding polyubiquitin-like produces MSFAQDLEQVTPFILTIEVELMKYSEGFKYAAKSRAKIQKKEGIPWHQQILIIDGKILEDGKTIKLEVESSKNIDTVKSMIQDIEGIPLHQQMSSAYSFL; encoded by the exons ATGTCTTTTGCACAAGATCTGGAACAAGTCACCCCCTTCATCCTCACCATTGAAGTTGAATTGATGAA ATATTCTGAGGGTTTCAAGTATGCTGCCAAATCAAGG GCAAAGATTCAGAAGAAAGAGGGGATTCCATGGCATCAACAAATTTTGATCATTGATGGAAAGATCCTCGAGGATG ggaagaccataaagttggaggTGGAGAGCTCAAAGAACATTGATACTGTGAAGTCAATGATTCAGGACATAGAGGGGATTCCATTGCATCAGCAAATGTCTTCTGCCTATTCTTTCCTCTAA